Proteins co-encoded in one Papaver somniferum cultivar HN1 chromosome 5, ASM357369v1, whole genome shotgun sequence genomic window:
- the LOC113279205 gene encoding uncharacterized protein LOC113279205, whose amino-acid sequence MEQWKYIREIGARANLPWVIIGDLNITMHAHERYTFSTPTTLEYPEIQSIIDNVDLSDLGYIGNNFTWNNRQSGNDCIYARLDMALGNGHWLTHYGSSIVHHIDAICSDHIPIILETNPMSNQGSKPYRYFKCWRIDPSVREVINNAYSKDVRSSSPYKLANRLRFVEHDIKLWNIQHFGNIDHKVKTLSNQLNDLTNLHHSSENVELIKQVEFDLAHWQKVQEDFC is encoded by the coding sequence ATGGAACAATGGAAATACATTAGAGAAATTGGCGCTAGAGCCAATCTTCCATGGGTAATCATAGGTGATCTTAATATTACTATGCATGCACATGAAAGATATACTTTCTCAACTCCCACTACTTTAGAGTATCCTGAAATCCAATCGATTATAGACAATGTTGATCTTTCAGATTTAGGATACATTGGAAACAATTTTACTTGGAACAATAGACAGTCTGGCAATGATTGTATTTACGCTAGACTTGATATGGCGCTTGGTAATGGTCACTGGTTAACTCATTATGGTTCTTCTATTGTTCACCATATTGACGCTATATGCAGTGATCACATACCAATTATCTTGGAGACTAATCCCATGTCTAACCAAGGTAGTAAGCCTTATAGATATTTCAAGTGTTGGAGAATTGATCCATCTGTTAGGGAAGTAATCAACAATGCTTACTCTAAAGATGTTAGAAGTTCTTCTCCATACAAATTAGCTAACAGACTTAGGTTTGTTGAACATGATATTAAATTGTGGAATATCCAACATTTTGGCAATATTGATCATAAGGTTAAGACTCTAAGTAATCAACTCAATGATCTAACTAATCTTCATCATTCCTCTGAGAATGTGGAATTGATTAAACAAGTAGAGTTTGATCTAGCACACTGGCAAAAAGTTCAAGAagacttctgttag